The following proteins come from a genomic window of Streptomyces sp. NBC_00539:
- a CDS encoding SDR family oxidoreductase produces the protein MYPRPDFPEQDQEHPGRTGPMEPVPDHGETSYRGHGLLEDRKTVITGGDSGIGRAVAIAYAREGADVLFTYLPEEEEDARQTERLVEEAGRKAVAVVCDIREEEQCRALVDRAVTEFGRIDVLVNNAAYQMAQPEGISAITTEQFDRVVRTNLYGMFWLSKMALPHIPSGGSIINTTSVQAYKPSPPLLDYAMTKGAIVTFTQGLAQMTASDGIRVNAVAPGPVWTPLIPATMPDTAEFGAQSPLGRPAQPAELAPAYVFLASTQASYLTAEILNATGGTPLP, from the coding sequence ATGTACCCCCGGCCGGATTTCCCGGAACAGGACCAGGAGCACCCGGGACGCACCGGCCCGATGGAGCCGGTGCCCGACCACGGCGAGACGTCCTACCGGGGCCACGGCCTGCTGGAGGACCGCAAGACCGTGATCACGGGCGGGGACTCCGGCATCGGCCGGGCGGTCGCGATCGCCTACGCCCGCGAGGGCGCCGACGTGCTCTTCACCTACCTTCCCGAGGAGGAGGAAGACGCCCGGCAGACCGAGCGCCTGGTGGAGGAGGCGGGCCGCAAGGCGGTGGCCGTGGTCTGTGACATCCGCGAGGAGGAGCAGTGCCGGGCGCTGGTGGACCGGGCGGTCACCGAGTTCGGCCGGATCGACGTGCTGGTGAACAACGCCGCCTACCAGATGGCGCAGCCGGAGGGGATCTCCGCGATCACCACCGAGCAGTTCGACCGGGTCGTGCGCACCAATCTCTACGGGATGTTCTGGCTGTCGAAGATGGCCCTCCCCCACATCCCGTCCGGCGGGAGCATCATCAACACCACCTCGGTGCAGGCCTACAAGCCGAGCCCGCCGCTGCTGGACTACGCGATGACCAAGGGCGCCATCGTCACCTTCACCCAGGGGCTGGCGCAGATGACGGCGTCCGACGGGATCCGGGTCAACGCCGTGGCGCCCGGGCCCGTGTGGACCCCGCTGATCCCGGCCACCATGCCCGACACCGCCGAGTTCGGCGCGCAGTCACCGCTGGGCCGTCCGGCCCAGCCCGCGGAACTGGCGCCCGCCTACGTCTTCCTCGCCTCGACGCAGGCGAGCTACCTCACCGCGGAGATCCTCAACGCCACCGGCGGAACGCCGCTCCCCTGA
- a CDS encoding amidohydrolase — MSHDHEALYDRIEEEVARRADRLWDISCALHRDPETAYAEHRSSALLSAEFEREGFTVERGTAGLPTAFVARSGGGEGPRVALLMEYDALPGLGHACGHNLIAAAGLGAAAAVRAALGDGGGTVLAVGTPAEERGGGKVELVSAGVFDGVDAALMFHPGVHSWAWAPLTAQRQLRVGFHGRAAHPTGNPTEGIDALAALVQLFNTTAVLSRRLPAGSHVQGIVTDGGESTNVVPAYAEGLFGLRGATTGALEELAAELESCAQGVAGATGTKAEVTPVGTGYRHFRNNRALSDRFTHHIGRAGIAVGDPAPGVYLGSSDIGDVSHRVPAIHPFVAIMDEPGSDHTPGFALAAAAPRGRRAMLASARALACTAADVLLDPALKETAWAQLRSQAASGG; from the coding sequence GTGTCACACGACCACGAGGCCCTGTACGACCGGATCGAGGAGGAGGTGGCCCGGCGCGCCGACCGGCTCTGGGACATCAGCTGCGCCCTGCACCGGGATCCCGAGACCGCCTACGCGGAGCACCGCTCGTCCGCGCTGCTAAGCGCGGAGTTCGAGCGGGAGGGGTTCACCGTCGAACGGGGCACGGCCGGGCTGCCGACCGCGTTCGTCGCCCGCTCCGGAGGCGGGGAAGGGCCTCGGGTGGCCCTGCTGATGGAGTACGACGCGCTGCCCGGCCTGGGGCACGCGTGCGGCCACAACCTGATCGCGGCCGCCGGGCTGGGCGCGGCGGCCGCGGTACGGGCGGCCCTCGGCGACGGCGGGGGCACGGTCCTGGCCGTGGGGACGCCGGCCGAGGAGCGCGGCGGCGGCAAGGTGGAGCTGGTGTCGGCGGGGGTGTTCGACGGCGTCGACGCCGCGCTGATGTTCCATCCGGGGGTGCACAGCTGGGCGTGGGCGCCGCTGACGGCGCAGCGTCAGCTCCGGGTCGGGTTCCACGGCCGCGCCGCCCACCCGACCGGCAACCCGACGGAGGGCATCGACGCGCTCGCCGCCCTGGTGCAGCTGTTCAATACCACCGCCGTCCTCAGCCGGCGGCTTCCCGCCGGGTCGCACGTCCAGGGCATCGTGACGGACGGGGGCGAGTCCACCAACGTCGTACCCGCCTACGCGGAGGGTCTGTTCGGGCTGCGCGGGGCGACGACGGGCGCGCTGGAGGAACTGGCGGCGGAACTCGAATCCTGCGCCCAGGGTGTGGCCGGGGCGACGGGCACCAAGGCCGAGGTCACCCCGGTCGGTACGGGCTACCGGCACTTCCGCAACAACCGGGCGCTGTCCGACCGGTTCACCCACCACATCGGGCGGGCCGGCATCGCGGTCGGGGATCCGGCGCCGGGGGTGTACCTGGGCTCGTCGGACATCGGTGACGTCAGCCACCGGGTTCCGGCCATCCACCCGTTCGTGGCCATCATGGACGAGCCGGGCTCCGACCACACCCCGGGCTTCGCGCTCGCCGCGGCCGCTCCCCGGGGACGACGGGCGATGCTCGCCTCGGCGCGGGCGCTGGCCTGTACGGCGGCGGACGTGCTGCTGGATCCCGCGTTGAAGGAGACGGCCTGGGCGCAGCTGCGCTCGCAGGCCGCGTCGGGCGGATGA
- a CDS encoding metallophosphoesterase family protein: MRLLLISDTHLPARAKVLPSALVEECGRADVVIHAGDWVDEDAYALVAGHARELIGVHGNNDSPALCARLPEVARAVLEGVRVGVVHETGAAAGREARCERRFPDLDVLVFGHSHIPWDTTTPGGLRLLNPGSPTDRRRQPFPTYMTAVAAGGRLSGVRLHRLPPRG; the protein is encoded by the coding sequence ATGCGCCTGTTGCTGATCTCCGACACCCACCTGCCGGCGCGCGCCAAGGTGCTCCCGTCCGCCCTGGTCGAGGAGTGCGGGCGGGCGGACGTCGTGATCCATGCGGGTGACTGGGTCGACGAGGACGCCTACGCGCTGGTCGCCGGCCATGCCCGCGAGCTGATCGGGGTGCACGGCAACAACGACAGCCCGGCGCTGTGCGCGCGGCTGCCCGAGGTGGCGAGAGCCGTACTGGAGGGCGTGCGCGTCGGTGTGGTGCACGAGACGGGGGCCGCCGCCGGGCGGGAGGCGCGGTGCGAGCGGCGGTTCCCCGATCTGGACGTCCTGGTGTTCGGCCACAGCCACATCCCCTGGGACACCACCACGCCCGGGGGTCTGCGGCTGCTGAACCCCGGCTCTCCCACCGACCGGCGCCGCCAGCCCTTCCCCACGTACATGACGGCCGTGGCCGCCGGCGGCCGGCTGTCAGGGGTCCGGCTGCACCGGCTGCCGCCCCGGGGCTGA
- a CDS encoding STAS domain-containing protein yields the protein MNKSALSLNVREADGPRRVVALTGAMDWHTATQLREEGVRLLADSPHLVLDVSAVTFCDSSGLSVLVQLRRRAVGAGGSVVLTRVPGHLLRLLEISGLGPVFLGDGAGHPPEQDGPHGSR from the coding sequence GTGAACAAGAGCGCCTTGAGCCTGAACGTCCGGGAGGCGGACGGCCCCCGGCGGGTCGTCGCGCTCACCGGCGCCATGGACTGGCACACCGCCACCCAGCTGCGCGAGGAGGGCGTGCGGCTGCTCGCCGACAGCCCGCACCTCGTCCTGGACGTCTCCGCCGTCACCTTCTGCGACTCCTCCGGGCTCAGCGTCCTCGTACAGCTGCGCCGCCGAGCCGTGGGCGCGGGCGGATCGGTGGTCCTCACGCGCGTGCCCGGACACCTCCTGCGGCTGCTGGAGATCAGCGGGCTGGGCCCGGTCTTCCTCGGCGACGGCGCCGGGCACCCCCCGGAGCAGGACGGCCCCCACGGCTCCCGGTGA
- a CDS encoding PP2C family protein-serine/threonine phosphatase yields MLMGLLAASHLLPMELVPVKARAHAEHAGFSDLYVYVADVQGRVLRLLTGEGVAGPPPPARAADTEVPVEGTLAGRSYQHGEIVPVTGPGGLQWWVPMLDGTERLGLLRLTTPYDDEMARQDAESLASLLALLIVTKRDHSDSYARLVRSAPMNVAAEMQWHLMPPRTYADGRVVIAAAMEPAYQVSGDAFDYAMAGPVVHLSIFDAMGHDTAAGLAANLAVGACRNSRRQGSDLVGMSERVEELLIEQFSHRSYVTGILADLDTATGELTWVNRGHHPPLVIRGGRWTTQLACPPAHPMGTDLGLPVTPCREQLEPGDRLVLYTDGITEARRPGSNEFGLERFTDFLIRRHADRLPVPETLRRLIQAVMDHHEGYLGDDATILLCEWLGPTAVPAREAAALTGLTDQEE; encoded by the coding sequence ATGCTGATGGGCCTGCTCGCGGCCAGTCACCTCCTGCCGATGGAACTCGTACCGGTGAAGGCCCGCGCCCACGCGGAACACGCCGGATTCAGCGACTTGTACGTCTACGTGGCCGACGTACAGGGGCGTGTGCTGCGGCTGCTCACCGGAGAGGGAGTCGCCGGGCCCCCGCCGCCCGCCCGCGCCGCGGACACCGAGGTCCCGGTCGAAGGCACCCTCGCGGGCCGCTCCTACCAGCACGGGGAGATCGTCCCCGTGACGGGGCCGGGCGGCCTCCAGTGGTGGGTGCCCATGCTGGACGGCACCGAACGCCTGGGCCTGCTCAGGCTGACCACCCCCTACGACGACGAGATGGCCCGGCAGGACGCCGAGTCCCTAGCCTCGCTGCTCGCCCTGCTGATCGTCACCAAACGGGACCACAGCGACTCCTACGCCCGCCTCGTGCGCTCCGCGCCCATGAACGTCGCCGCAGAGATGCAGTGGCACCTGATGCCCCCGCGCACCTACGCGGACGGCCGGGTGGTGATCGCGGCCGCGATGGAGCCCGCGTACCAGGTCAGCGGCGACGCCTTCGACTACGCCATGGCCGGCCCCGTCGTCCACCTGTCGATCTTCGACGCCATGGGCCACGACACCGCCGCCGGGCTCGCGGCCAACCTCGCGGTCGGCGCCTGCCGCAACTCACGCAGGCAAGGGTCGGACCTGGTCGGCATGAGCGAACGGGTGGAGGAACTGCTGATCGAGCAGTTCAGCCACCGCTCGTACGTGACCGGCATCCTCGCCGACCTCGACACCGCCACCGGCGAGCTGACGTGGGTCAACCGGGGCCACCACCCGCCCCTCGTCATCCGGGGCGGCCGGTGGACCACCCAGCTGGCCTGTCCGCCGGCCCACCCCATGGGCACCGACCTCGGACTGCCGGTCACGCCCTGTCGCGAGCAGCTGGAGCCCGGTGACCGCCTCGTGCTGTACACCGACGGCATCACCGAGGCCCGCCGCCCCGGCTCGAACGAGTTCGGCCTGGAACGGTTCACCGACTTCCTCATCCGCCGGCACGCCGACAGACTGCCCGTGCCGGAAACCCTGCGGCGCCTCATCCAGGCGGTCATGGACCACCACGAGGGGTACCTGGGCGACGACGCGACCATCCTGCTGTGCGAATGGCTCGGGCCGACCGCCGTGCCCGCGCGGGAGGCCGCGGCGCTCACCGGCCTGACCGACCAGGAGGAGTGA
- a CDS encoding phytoene desaturase family protein, which yields MATPDAVVIGAGPNGLVAANVLADAGWRVVVLEAAPEPGGAVRSDRGLDPDYVHDLFSAFYPLAAASPVIRALHLERHGLRWSRAPAVVAHPLEDGRCAVLGSDVHDTAASVEAFAPGDGAAWERLYALWQRIGDDVLGCLFTPFPPVRAGLRLAARLRAAEGLRVARTMLLPARRLGEEEFAGEGARLLIAGNALHADLGPESALGGGFGWLMCMLGQTYGFPVPVGGARALTDALVRRLEARGGTLYCSRAATRVVVRGGRAVAVRTEDGVEIPARRAVLADVPAPLLYERLVGEEHLPARLRSDLRRFQWDFATVKVDWALSGPIPWASEGARRAGTVHLAEGLDELTLFSAQIAMSQVPLVPFVILGQMTTADPSRSPRGTESAWAYTHVPQAITGDAGQDGAAAITGKWDEREKQEIAARVEAQVERYAPGFGATVRARRVLAPPDLERLNPALIGGAVNQGTTNLHQQLLLRPVPGTGRPRTPVRGLYLASATAHPGGGVHGAPGANAARTALRSRRLRGAPGS from the coding sequence ATGGCGACTCCTGACGCGGTGGTCATCGGCGCCGGCCCCAACGGCCTGGTCGCGGCCAACGTACTGGCCGACGCGGGCTGGCGGGTCGTCGTCCTGGAGGCGGCCCCCGAACCCGGCGGGGCGGTCCGCAGCGACCGCGGCCTCGACCCGGACTACGTGCACGACCTGTTCAGCGCGTTCTACCCGCTCGCGGCAGCCTCCCCGGTGATCCGGGCCCTCCACCTGGAACGGCACGGGCTGCGCTGGAGCCGCGCCCCGGCCGTGGTCGCCCACCCCCTCGAAGACGGCCGCTGCGCCGTCCTCGGCAGCGACGTCCACGACACCGCGGCCTCGGTCGAAGCCTTCGCGCCGGGGGACGGGGCCGCCTGGGAGCGGCTCTACGCCCTCTGGCAGCGCATCGGCGACGACGTGCTGGGATGCCTGTTCACCCCTTTCCCGCCCGTCCGGGCGGGACTCAGGCTCGCGGCGCGGCTGCGCGCGGCCGAGGGGCTGCGGGTGGCGCGCACCATGCTGCTTCCCGCGCGGAGGCTCGGCGAGGAGGAGTTCGCCGGAGAAGGCGCCCGGCTGCTGATCGCCGGCAACGCGCTGCACGCCGACCTCGGACCCGAGTCCGCCCTCGGCGGCGGCTTCGGCTGGCTGATGTGCATGCTGGGCCAGACGTACGGCTTCCCCGTGCCCGTCGGCGGCGCCCGGGCCCTCACCGATGCCCTGGTGCGCCGGCTGGAGGCGCGCGGCGGGACCCTGTACTGCTCGCGGGCCGCCACCCGCGTCGTGGTCCGCGGCGGCCGCGCCGTCGCGGTGCGCACCGAGGACGGCGTCGAGATCCCCGCCCGCCGGGCCGTCCTCGCCGACGTCCCCGCCCCGCTCCTGTACGAGCGGCTGGTGGGGGAGGAGCACCTGCCCGCGCGGCTGCGCTCCGATCTGCGGCGCTTCCAGTGGGACTTCGCCACCGTCAAGGTGGACTGGGCCCTGTCCGGGCCGATCCCCTGGGCCTCGGAGGGCGCCCGGCGCGCCGGGACCGTCCACCTCGCCGAAGGCCTGGACGAACTGACCCTCTTCTCCGCGCAGATCGCCATGAGCCAGGTCCCCCTCGTGCCGTTCGTGATCCTGGGTCAGATGACCACCGCGGACCCCAGCCGCTCCCCGCGGGGCACCGAGTCCGCGTGGGCCTACACCCACGTCCCGCAGGCCATCACCGGGGACGCCGGGCAGGACGGCGCGGCCGCCATCACCGGCAAGTGGGACGAACGGGAGAAGCAGGAGATCGCCGCCCGCGTCGAAGCGCAGGTCGAGCGCTACGCCCCGGGCTTCGGCGCCACCGTCCGCGCCCGCCGCGTGCTCGCACCCCCCGACCTGGAGCGCCTCAACCCGGCCCTGATCGGCGGCGCCGTCAACCAGGGCACCACCAACCTGCACCAGCAGCTGCTCCTGCGCCCCGTCCCGGGCACCGGCCGCCCCCGCACCCCCGTCCGCGGCCTCTACCTCGCCTCGGCCACCGCCCACCCCGGCGGCGGCGTGCACGGGGCCCCCGGCGCCAACGCCGCCCGTACGGCCCTGCGCTCGCGGCGCCTGCGGGGCGCCCCCGGGTCCTGA
- a CDS encoding SRPBCC family protein, with protein MAVQHRLIRRPPAWLWDVLRDGSRYADWVVGTEESWEAGGHWPMEGATIGYKVKVGPFTYEGRTVVRACEPPDRLELEAMAGKGGSARIALEIKPWGKDTLVIIDEHPLRGRNGSFHNAAIDLLVQLRHRSMLGRLARAVESKGARPDGDS; from the coding sequence ATGGCAGTGCAGCACCGGCTCATACGCCGTCCACCCGCCTGGCTGTGGGACGTCCTGCGGGACGGCAGCCGGTACGCCGACTGGGTGGTCGGCACCGAGGAGTCCTGGGAGGCCGGCGGACACTGGCCGATGGAGGGCGCCACCATCGGCTACAAGGTCAAGGTCGGCCCGTTCACCTACGAGGGAAGGACCGTCGTACGCGCCTGCGAGCCGCCGGACCGGCTCGAACTGGAGGCGATGGCGGGAAAGGGCGGCAGCGCCCGCATCGCCCTGGAGATCAAACCCTGGGGCAAGGACACGCTCGTCATCATCGACGAACACCCCCTGCGCGGCCGCAACGGCTCCTTCCACAACGCCGCCATCGACCTCCTCGTCCAGCTCCGCCACCGCAGCATGCTCGGGCGCCTGGCCCGGGCCGTCGAGTCCAAGGGGGCCCGGCCCGATGGCGACTCCTGA
- a CDS encoding SDR family NAD(P)-dependent oxidoreductase: MKLKNRVVVITGASSGIGRATALACARRGAHVVLAARSARELDRVAQQCARRGGQALAVPTDVTDPEAVTALAAAATARFGRIDVWANVAGVGILGRFDQTPPGELRRLLDVNVIGAVNGARAAVPVMRGQGEGVLIDVASLLGAVVQAPYMSGYAMSKAALVTFGEGLRTELGLMGASGIRVCTVLPAGVDTPFFRHAANHTGRELRSLPPVATPERVARTLTAAMRHPRPRVLVGPYARSLAAAHALAPNLTRATLARRTEHRYLDPAADTPDSPGNLREPSGRSAAVRGGRGSGWRTAVRRTAAATALGCTALLGARAATRRRPT, from the coding sequence GTGAAGCTCAAGAACCGGGTCGTCGTCATCACCGGGGCCTCCAGCGGCATCGGCCGCGCCACCGCCCTGGCCTGCGCACGGCGCGGCGCCCACGTCGTGCTCGCCGCCCGCAGCGCCCGGGAACTCGACCGGGTGGCGCAGCAGTGCGCGCGCCGCGGCGGTCAGGCGCTGGCCGTACCCACCGACGTGACCGACCCCGAGGCCGTGACCGCCCTCGCCGCGGCCGCCACCGCCCGTTTCGGCCGGATCGACGTCTGGGCCAACGTGGCCGGCGTGGGAATCCTGGGCCGGTTCGACCAGACGCCCCCCGGCGAACTGCGCCGGCTCCTCGACGTCAACGTCATCGGCGCCGTCAACGGGGCCCGGGCCGCCGTGCCCGTCATGCGCGGGCAGGGCGAAGGCGTCCTCATCGACGTCGCCTCCCTGCTCGGCGCGGTGGTACAGGCCCCGTACATGTCGGGTTACGCGATGTCCAAAGCAGCCCTCGTCACCTTCGGCGAAGGGCTGCGCACGGAACTCGGCCTCATGGGGGCGAGCGGCATCAGGGTGTGCACGGTGCTCCCCGCCGGTGTCGACACGCCCTTCTTCCGGCACGCCGCCAACCACACCGGCCGCGAGCTGCGCTCCCTGCCGCCCGTGGCGACACCCGAGCGGGTCGCCCGCACCCTCACCGCCGCGATGCGCCACCCCCGCCCCCGCGTGCTGGTGGGCCCCTACGCCCGGTCCCTGGCGGCCGCCCACGCCCTCGCACCGAACCTGACCCGCGCCACCCTCGCCCGGCGCACCGAGCACCGGTACCTGGACCCCGCCGCGGACACTCCCGACTCCCCGGGCAACCTGCGCGAGCCGTCCGGGCGGAGCGCGGCGGTACGCGGCGGACGCGGCAGCGGCTGGCGCACGGCGGTGCGCAGGACGGCGGCCGCCACGGCCCTGGGCTGTACGGCACTGCTCGGCGCCCGGGCCGCCACCCGCCGGCGGCCCACCTGA
- a CDS encoding UDP-glucuronic acid decarboxylase family protein → MSTVSTQRWEHAVVTGGAGFVGSHLCTALLDAGTAVTCVDDFSTGRPENVAALADRPGFTLFRANVSEPFTVPRPPDLVLHLASPASPADYLRLPLHTMEAGSLGTRNALELAHRCEARFVLASTSEVYGDPQEHPQNERYWGNVNPVGPRSVYDEAKRFGEALTTAEAGFHGTDTAIVRLFNTYGPRMRGYDGRAVPTFIRQALAGDPLTVTGDGLQTRSLCYVDDTVAGILAMAAHGMRGPVNIGNPTEITMLELARLVIELTGSDSEIRFIERPTDDPSVRCPDITLARDKLQWEPKVAAEDGLRRTIAWFRDQPDH, encoded by the coding sequence ATGAGCACCGTCTCGACACAACGCTGGGAGCACGCCGTCGTCACCGGTGGTGCCGGTTTCGTGGGTTCGCACCTGTGCACCGCGCTGCTTGACGCGGGCACGGCGGTGACGTGCGTGGACGACTTCAGCACCGGCCGGCCGGAGAACGTCGCGGCGCTGGCGGACCGGCCGGGCTTCACCCTGTTCCGGGCCAACGTCTCGGAGCCGTTCACCGTGCCCCGCCCGCCGGACCTGGTGCTCCACCTGGCCTCCCCCGCCTCCCCGGCCGACTACCTGCGGCTGCCGCTGCACACCATGGAGGCCGGCAGCCTCGGTACCCGCAACGCCCTGGAACTCGCCCACCGCTGCGAGGCTCGCTTCGTGCTGGCCTCCACCTCCGAGGTCTACGGCGATCCGCAGGAACACCCGCAGAACGAGCGCTACTGGGGCAACGTCAACCCGGTCGGCCCGCGCAGCGTGTACGACGAGGCGAAGCGCTTCGGCGAGGCGCTGACGACCGCCGAGGCCGGTTTCCACGGGACGGACACCGCCATCGTGCGGCTGTTCAACACCTACGGGCCGCGGATGCGCGGCTACGACGGCCGGGCCGTTCCCACCTTCATCCGCCAGGCCCTGGCGGGCGATCCGCTGACGGTCACCGGTGACGGGCTCCAGACCAGGTCGCTGTGTTACGTGGACGACACGGTGGCGGGCATCCTCGCGATGGCCGCCCACGGCATGCGGGGCCCCGTCAACATCGGCAATCCGACCGAGATCACGATGCTGGAGCTGGCCCGGCTGGTCATCGAACTCACCGGCTCCGATTCCGAGATCCGCTTCATCGAACGGCCCACGGACGACCCGAGCGTGCGCTGCCCGGACATCACTCTGGCCCGCGACAAGCTCCAGTGGGAGCCGAAGGTGGCGGCCGAAGACGGCCTGCGGCGGACCATCGCCTGGTTCCGCGATCAGCCGGACCACTGA
- a CDS encoding carbamoyltransferase family protein produces the protein MRILGINALFHDPAAALVIDGHIVAAAEEERFSRRKHGKRPVPFSAWELPVQAASWCLHRAGLRPQDLDAVAYSFDPALARPAAEMGLDDPWDHLRLTYAREAPGFLSSALPGLDPALVRFVPHHMAHAASAAFAASGAETSSVLVLDGRGERASHLAARRIHDRLEPLHSQELPHSLGLVYEELTAHLGFLRSSDEFKVMALASHGTPRMLAELRRHVYPTGDGGFRASGVPWHELCAPRGPEEPWTRDHADVAASAQAALEETLLDLARWLHGKTRDSVLTLAGGVALNCVANSRIAREGPFDRVWVQPAAGDAGTALGGALLLAAGAGDEPEPMAGADLGRDWSDAELGAWLKTAAVPFDRPPDIAETVARALADNAVVAWFQGRSEYGPRALGHRSLLAHPGHAGNLERLNDVKGREQFRPVAPMVLAERAAEIFTGPVPSPYMLFVHDVAPEWRERIPAVVHVDGTARIQTVDAAYEPLVARMLGHFERLTGLPVVVNTSLNTAGRPMVDDPRDALECFGSSPVDLLAIGPYAIRRGSFFRTDDRSDDEGWSR, from the coding sequence ATGCGCATCCTCGGAATCAACGCCCTCTTCCACGATCCGGCCGCCGCACTCGTCATCGACGGCCACATCGTCGCCGCCGCCGAGGAGGAACGTTTCTCCCGGCGTAAGCACGGCAAGCGCCCGGTGCCCTTCTCCGCCTGGGAACTGCCCGTACAAGCCGCTTCCTGGTGCCTGCACCGGGCCGGGCTGCGCCCCCAGGACCTCGACGCCGTGGCCTACTCCTTCGATCCGGCGCTCGCCCGGCCGGCCGCGGAGATGGGCCTGGACGATCCCTGGGACCACCTGCGGCTGACCTACGCACGCGAGGCGCCGGGCTTCTTGAGCAGCGCCCTGCCCGGGCTCGACCCCGCCCTCGTCAGGTTCGTGCCGCACCACATGGCGCACGCCGCTTCCGCCGCGTTCGCCGCCTCCGGCGCCGAGACCTCCTCGGTGCTGGTCCTGGACGGGCGCGGAGAGCGGGCCTCGCACCTGGCGGCGCGCCGCATCCACGACCGGCTGGAGCCCTTGCACTCGCAGGAACTCCCGCACTCCCTGGGCCTGGTCTACGAGGAACTCACCGCCCACCTCGGGTTCCTGCGCTCGTCCGACGAGTTCAAGGTGATGGCCCTCGCCTCCCACGGCACCCCGCGGATGCTGGCGGAACTGCGCCGCCACGTCTACCCGACCGGCGACGGCGGGTTCCGCGCGAGCGGCGTCCCCTGGCACGAACTGTGCGCCCCCCGCGGGCCGGAGGAGCCGTGGACGCGCGACCACGCCGACGTCGCCGCCAGTGCGCAGGCCGCCTTGGAGGAGACGCTGCTGGACCTGGCGCGCTGGCTGCACGGCAAGACCCGCGACAGCGTCCTGACCCTGGCGGGCGGTGTGGCGCTGAACTGCGTCGCCAACTCCCGGATCGCCCGCGAGGGCCCCTTCGACCGGGTGTGGGTGCAGCCCGCCGCCGGTGACGCGGGGACCGCACTGGGCGGTGCGCTGCTGCTGGCCGCGGGCGCCGGGGACGAGCCGGAGCCGATGGCCGGCGCCGACCTGGGCCGCGACTGGTCCGACGCCGAGCTCGGCGCCTGGCTCAAGACGGCGGCGGTGCCCTTCGACCGGCCGCCGGACATCGCCGAGACCGTCGCGCGGGCGCTCGCGGACAACGCCGTCGTCGCCTGGTTCCAAGGGCGTTCGGAGTACGGGCCGCGGGCCCTCGGCCACCGTTCGCTGCTCGCTCACCCCGGACACGCGGGCAACCTGGAGCGGCTCAACGACGTGAAGGGGCGCGAGCAGTTCCGGCCCGTGGCGCCGATGGTGCTCGCCGAGCGGGCCGCGGAGATCTTCACCGGGCCCGTCCCCAGCCCGTACATGCTGTTCGTGCACGACGTGGCGCCCGAATGGCGCGAGCGGATCCCCGCCGTCGTGCACGTCGACGGCACCGCCCGCATCCAAACCGTGGACGCGGCGTACGAACCGCTGGTGGCACGGATGCTCGGCCATTTCGAGCGGCTCACGGGGTTGCCCGTGGTGGTCAACACCAGTCTGAACACGGCCGGACGGCCCATGGTGGACGATCCGCGCGACGCGCTGGAGTGCTTCGGCTCCTCCCCCGTCGACCTCCTCGCGATCGGGCCCTACGCGATCCGGCGCGGCTCGTTCTTCCGCACCGATGACCGCTCCGACGACGAAGGCTGGTCCCGATGA